Proteins encoded by one window of Pseudonocardia alni:
- a CDS encoding LuxR C-terminal-related transcriptional regulator, with protein sequence MLSPGIVPQPREELFSVLVVDDHPLLREAIAGRLRSMGAGTVHEAASVTEARARAHAAGPCDLAILDLTLPDGSGLDLVSELRSLGWNRLVVLASSDDPYAVRSAFQAGAQAYLLKSASPSVVTDGVKRVLDGGVYADPTVAPLLATGSRVPGTDNTPRELSAREVEVLQLVADGQSNKEIGEALNLSALTVKSHLSRIGRKLGTGDRAQMVALAMRAGVIR encoded by the coding sequence GTGCTCTCGCCGGGGATCGTCCCGCAGCCGCGGGAGGAGCTGTTCTCGGTTCTCGTCGTGGACGACCACCCGCTGCTCCGGGAGGCGATCGCCGGACGGCTGCGCTCCATGGGAGCGGGCACCGTGCACGAGGCCGCCTCGGTCACCGAGGCGCGGGCACGCGCCCACGCCGCGGGTCCCTGCGACCTCGCGATCCTCGACCTGACCCTGCCGGACGGCAGCGGGCTGGACCTGGTCAGCGAGCTCCGCTCGCTCGGCTGGAACCGACTGGTCGTGCTCGCCTCCTCCGACGACCCGTACGCGGTCCGCTCGGCGTTCCAGGCCGGCGCGCAGGCCTACCTGCTCAAGTCGGCGTCGCCCTCGGTCGTGACCGACGGCGTCAAGCGGGTGCTCGACGGCGGCGTCTACGCCGACCCGACGGTCGCCCCGCTGCTCGCCACCGGGTCCCGCGTGCCGGGCACCGACAACACCCCGCGCGAGCTCTCGGCCCGCGAGGTCGAGGTGCTGCAGCTCGTCGCGGACGGCCAGTCCAACAAGGAGATCGGTGAGGCCCTGAACCTCTCCGCCCTCACGGTGAAGAGCCACCTCTCCCGGATCGGCCGCAAGCTCGGCACCGGCGACCGCGCCCAGATGGTCGCGCTCGCCATGCGCGCGGGGGTCATTCGCTGA
- a CDS encoding DUF3000 domain-containing protein has translation MPDPNSPPPAAFRSAVRSLASVRPRPELVVRPLEAPPRLAPYSWATSVEADIGHRGDGTDDLDEPDTSGRLILLHDPDGQERWEGTFRLVCFVQARLEPGQLGDDMLPRIGWSWLTDALEHAGAGFTALGGTVTQTSSVRFGGLSGGGVGPGEGPPREDDVELRASWSPTESDGDLSRHAVAFASLVSTAAGLPPVGAVPLSRSPG, from the coding sequence GTGCCGGACCCGAACTCACCACCACCAGCAGCGTTCCGCAGCGCGGTCCGCTCGCTCGCGTCGGTCCGACCGCGCCCCGAGCTCGTGGTGCGGCCGCTCGAGGCCCCGCCCCGGCTCGCGCCGTACAGCTGGGCGACCAGCGTCGAGGCCGACATCGGGCACCGCGGCGACGGGACCGACGACCTCGACGAGCCGGACACCTCCGGCCGGTTGATCCTGCTCCACGACCCCGACGGCCAGGAACGCTGGGAGGGCACGTTCCGGCTGGTCTGCTTCGTGCAGGCCCGGCTGGAGCCCGGCCAGCTCGGCGACGACATGCTGCCGCGGATCGGCTGGTCCTGGCTGACCGACGCGCTCGAGCACGCCGGCGCCGGGTTCACCGCGCTCGGCGGGACCGTCACCCAGACCTCGTCGGTCCGCTTCGGCGGGCTCAGCGGCGGCGGTGTCGGCCCCGGCGAGGGGCCGCCGCGGGAGGACGACGTCGAGCTGCGCGCCTCCTGGTCGCCCACGGAGAGCGACGGTGATCTGTCCCGACACGCCGTCGCGTTCGCGTCCCTGGTGTCGACCGCTGCGGGTCTGCCGCCGGTCGGCGCAGTGCCGTTGAGCCGATCACCCGGCTGA
- the hemE gene encoding uroporphyrinogen decarboxylase, protein MTAGIVSAPPARRDLAGAPFLDAVRGATPSRLPVWFMRQAGRSLPEYRALRRDNAMLEACLTPDLTCEITLQPVRRHDMDAAILFSDIVVPLYLAGIGVDIVPGTGPVVDSPVRTAADVAALPELAPEQVARVTEAIGLLLPELGRVPLIGFAGAPFTLASYLIEGGPSRNHERTKSLMRSAPDVWHALLGKLAVLTGTFLQQQVAAGVDAVQLFDSWAGALSERDYREFVLPHSAAVLGALAGAGVPRIHFGVGTAELLGAMTDAGADVIGVDWRTPLDVAARRAGGAVPVQGNLDPAVLFAGQEAVDAEVVRIAAEGARTRGHVFNLGHGVLPPTDPDVITRTVETVHAQPVAGPTGDRPSR, encoded by the coding sequence ATGACTGCAGGCATCGTCTCCGCACCCCCCGCCCGCCGCGACCTCGCGGGAGCACCGTTCCTCGACGCAGTGCGCGGTGCGACGCCGTCGCGGCTGCCGGTCTGGTTCATGCGCCAGGCGGGTCGCTCGTTGCCGGAGTACCGGGCTCTGCGCCGGGACAACGCGATGCTCGAGGCGTGCCTCACCCCGGACCTGACCTGCGAGATCACCCTGCAGCCGGTCCGCCGCCACGACATGGACGCGGCCATCCTGTTCTCCGACATCGTGGTGCCGCTGTACCTGGCGGGTATCGGGGTGGACATCGTGCCGGGCACCGGCCCCGTCGTGGACTCGCCGGTCCGCACCGCCGCCGACGTCGCGGCGCTGCCCGAGCTCGCGCCCGAGCAGGTGGCGCGCGTCACCGAGGCGATCGGCCTGCTGCTGCCCGAGCTGGGCCGCGTCCCGCTGATCGGGTTCGCGGGCGCCCCGTTCACCCTCGCCTCCTATCTCATCGAGGGCGGCCCGAGCCGCAACCACGAGCGGACCAAGTCCCTCATGCGCTCCGCCCCCGACGTGTGGCACGCCCTGCTCGGCAAGCTCGCCGTGCTGACCGGCACGTTCCTGCAGCAGCAGGTCGCCGCCGGGGTGGACGCGGTCCAGCTGTTCGACTCCTGGGCGGGCGCGCTGTCCGAGCGCGACTACCGCGAGTTCGTGCTGCCGCACTCCGCCGCCGTGCTCGGCGCGCTCGCCGGGGCCGGCGTGCCGCGGATCCACTTCGGGGTCGGCACGGCCGAGCTCCTGGGCGCGATGACCGACGCCGGCGCCGACGTGATCGGCGTCGACTGGCGGACCCCGCTCGACGTCGCGGCCCGACGGGCCGGTGGCGCGGTGCCCGTGCAGGGCAACCTGGACCCGGCGGTGCTGTTCGCCGGTCAGGAGGCCGTCGACGCCGAGGTCGTGCGGATCGCCGCCGAGGGGGCCCGCACCCGCGGGCACGTGTTCAACCTCGGCCACGGTGTCCTGCCCCCCACCGACCCGGACGTGATCACCCGGACCGTCGAGACGGTGCACGCCCAGCCCGTGGCCGGGCCGACGGGCGACCGTCCGTCGCGATGA
- the hemG gene encoding protoporphyrinogen oxidase, whose product MTRVAVVGGGVSGLACAHRLRALLGPAAEIVVLEQRDRLGGVLRTVDLAGTPFDVGAEAFLVRRPEVPALLTEIGLADALTHPAAATATIRAGGRTVGLPRGTLMGVPGRDADLGGVLSDAGRAAVAAEPTTPLDWEPGTDVALGALLRRRFGPEVVDRIADPLLGGVYAGRVDRLGLRATVPALAAALDAGAGSLTEAASTGMAASGQRSGTLAAGTPAAGGGATTPPVAGSRAAVPTAAGGSGAGPSAVPQPVAVGPVFGAVRGGYREMIAALVAASGARVRTGVTVRELHRRPDGWRLVLGPVPQPEALDVDAVVLAVPAPAARRLLEPVAPAAAAAAGRIELASSAVVALAFRAADVTGMPGTSGCLVAADEPLSVKGVTHASTKWAHLGEDGLVRLRASIGRFGEEASLQVDDAELVARVRADLAVLDGVDAVPVASFVQRWGGGLPQYGVGHGAVVDALEAAVAAVGGLEVAGSMLHGVGVPACVATARAAAERLAPALLAARTGR is encoded by the coding sequence ATGACCCGGGTCGCCGTCGTCGGCGGCGGTGTCTCCGGTCTGGCCTGCGCGCACCGGCTGCGCGCGCTGCTCGGCCCGGCCGCCGAGATCGTCGTCCTCGAGCAGCGTGACCGGCTCGGCGGTGTGCTGCGCACGGTCGACCTCGCGGGGACGCCCTTCGACGTCGGCGCCGAGGCCTTCCTCGTCCGCCGCCCCGAGGTCCCCGCGCTGCTCACCGAGATCGGGCTGGCCGACGCGCTCACCCACCCCGCCGCGGCGACGGCGACGATCCGCGCCGGCGGGCGGACCGTCGGCCTGCCCCGCGGCACCCTGATGGGCGTGCCCGGCCGTGACGCCGACCTCGGGGGAGTGTTGTCCGACGCCGGACGGGCCGCGGTCGCCGCCGAGCCGACCACGCCGCTGGACTGGGAGCCGGGCACCGACGTCGCGCTCGGAGCGCTGCTGCGCCGCCGGTTCGGCCCCGAGGTCGTCGACCGGATCGCCGACCCGCTCCTGGGCGGTGTCTACGCCGGGCGGGTCGACCGGCTCGGCCTGCGCGCCACCGTTCCGGCGCTGGCCGCCGCGCTCGACGCCGGGGCCGGGTCGCTCACCGAGGCGGCCAGTACCGGGATGGCCGCGTCCGGCCAGCGCAGCGGCACCCTCGCCGCCGGGACACCGGCGGCGGGGGGCGGCGCCACCACACCGCCGGTCGCCGGGAGCCGGGCCGCCGTGCCGACTGCCGCCGGGGGCTCCGGGGCCGGCCCCTCCGCGGTGCCGCAGCCGGTGGCCGTCGGACCGGTCTTCGGCGCCGTGCGCGGCGGCTACCGCGAGATGATCGCCGCACTCGTCGCCGCGTCCGGGGCCCGGGTGCGCACCGGCGTCACCGTGCGGGAGCTGCACCGTCGCCCCGACGGCTGGCGGCTCGTCCTCGGACCGGTCCCGCAGCCGGAGGCGCTCGACGTCGACGCCGTCGTCCTCGCCGTCCCCGCACCCGCCGCCCGCCGGCTGCTGGAGCCGGTCGCACCGGCCGCGGCCGCCGCGGCCGGGCGGATCGAACTCGCCTCCTCCGCGGTCGTCGCGCTCGCCTTCCGGGCCGCCGACGTCACCGGCATGCCCGGCACCTCCGGCTGTCTGGTCGCCGCGGACGAGCCCCTGTCGGTCAAGGGCGTCACCCACGCGTCGACGAAGTGGGCCCACCTCGGTGAGGACGGCCTGGTCCGGCTCCGGGCCTCGATCGGCCGTTTCGGCGAGGAGGCGAGCCTGCAGGTCGACGACGCCGAGCTCGTCGCCCGTGTCCGTGCCGACCTGGCCGTGCTCGACGGCGTCGACGCCGTCCCGGTCGCGTCGTTCGTGCAGCGCTGGGGCGGCGGTCTGCCGCAGTACGGCGTGGGGCACGGAGCGGTCGTCGACGCGCTGGAGGCCGCCGTGGCCGCTGTCGGGGGGCTGGAGGTCGCCGGGTCGATGCTGCACGGGGTCGGCGTCCCCGCCTGTGTCGCGACCGCCCGGGCCGCCGCCGAGCGGCTCGCCCCGGCCCTGCTCGCCGCACGGACCGGTCGCTGA
- the hemQ gene encoding hydrogen peroxide-dependent heme synthase, with product MARVDVKAINDTIRYTMWSVFRVEPGRLGDDRSAAAREATEYLDSLANKDVTVRGVYDLAGVRHDADYMIWWHASEIESLQAAYSDLRRTTALGRASVPVWSQTALHRPAEFNKSHVPAFMAGEDPKRYVCVYPFVRSYEWYLLPDAERRTMLADHGKEARDYADVRANTVPAFALGDYEWILAFEADELYRIVDLMRHLRGTEARRHVREEIPFYTGPRVEVGDLVASLP from the coding sequence ATGGCCCGCGTGGACGTCAAAGCGATCAACGACACCATCCGCTACACCATGTGGTCGGTCTTCCGGGTCGAGCCCGGCCGCCTCGGCGACGACCGCTCGGCCGCCGCCCGCGAGGCGACCGAGTACCTCGACTCGCTCGCCAACAAGGACGTCACCGTCCGCGGCGTCTACGACCTTGCCGGTGTGCGGCACGACGCCGACTACATGATCTGGTGGCACGCCTCGGAGATCGAGTCGCTGCAGGCCGCCTACTCCGACCTGCGCCGCACCACCGCGCTCGGCCGGGCGAGCGTGCCGGTCTGGAGCCAGACCGCGCTGCACCGCCCGGCGGAGTTCAACAAGAGCCACGTCCCGGCGTTCATGGCCGGTGAGGACCCGAAGCGCTACGTCTGCGTCTACCCGTTCGTCCGGTCCTACGAGTGGTACCTGCTGCCCGACGCCGAGCGTCGGACGATGCTCGCCGACCACGGCAAGGAGGCCCGGGACTACGCCGACGTGCGCGCCAACACCGTCCCGGCCTTCGCCCTCGGCGACTACGAGTGGATCCTGGCCTTCGAGGCCGATGAGCTGTACCGCATCGTCGACCTCATGCGGCACCTGCGCGGCACCGAGGCCCGTCGCCACGTCCGCGAGGAGATCCCGTTCTACACCGGCCCGCGGGTCGAGGTCGGCGACCTCGTCGCGTCCCTGCCCTGA
- the msrB gene encoding peptide-methionine (R)-S-oxide reductase MsrB — protein MGLFSRNTTTSDAELPAAPVQKTDDEWRAQLSPDEYEVLRKAGTERPFTGEYTDTTTTGVYRCRACGAELFRSDSKFESHCGWPSFFTPLAGEAVIERTDSSLGMTRTEVLCATCHGHLGHVFAGEGYGTPTDLRYCINSVSLTLEPAAE, from the coding sequence ATGGGTCTGTTCAGCCGCAACACCACCACCTCCGACGCCGAGCTCCCGGCGGCGCCGGTGCAGAAGACCGACGACGAGTGGCGGGCCCAGCTCAGCCCGGACGAGTACGAGGTGCTCCGCAAGGCCGGGACCGAGCGCCCGTTCACCGGTGAGTACACCGACACGACCACCACCGGCGTCTACCGCTGCCGGGCCTGCGGGGCGGAGCTGTTCCGCAGCGACTCCAAGTTCGAGTCGCACTGCGGGTGGCCGTCGTTCTTCACCCCGCTCGCGGGTGAGGCCGTCATCGAGCGCACCGACTCCAGCCTCGGCATGACGCGCACCGAGGTGCTGTGCGCGACCTGCCACGGCCACCTGGGCCACGTGTTCGCCGGGGAGGGCTACGGCACGCCGACCGACCTGCGCTACTGCATCAACTCGGTGTCGCTGACCCTCGAGCCCGCCGCGGAGTAG
- the ligD gene encoding non-homologous end-joining DNA ligase → MLQVDGPDGPRDVRLTSPDKVVFGELGITKREVVEYYVAVGEPMTAALRDRPTNLKRFNSGVAGEPFFVKRVPKGAPDWVRTCTVTFPSGRTAESVSVTEPATIAWAANLNTLDFHPWPVRCADTEHPDELRIDLDPQPGTDFGDAVVVAQTLREVLAEAGLTGWAKTSGGRGVHVACPIRPEWDFVEVRHAVIAIARRVCRRIPELATVDWWKEERGERVFLDYNQAARDRTIASAWSVRGLPAATVSMPVTWDDLGEVDPAEFTLRTVPGLLGRHGDPHAGAGEERGSCATALEWYAEDEAERGLGDLPYPPEYPKMPGEPLRVQPSRARKQ, encoded by the coding sequence ATGCTGCAGGTGGACGGGCCCGACGGGCCGCGTGACGTCCGCCTGACCAGCCCGGACAAGGTCGTGTTCGGCGAGCTCGGCATCACCAAGCGCGAGGTGGTCGAGTACTACGTCGCGGTGGGGGAGCCCATGACCGCCGCGCTGCGCGACCGCCCCACCAACCTGAAGCGGTTCAACTCCGGGGTGGCCGGCGAGCCGTTCTTCGTCAAACGCGTCCCGAAGGGCGCGCCGGACTGGGTGCGGACCTGCACGGTGACCTTCCCCAGCGGCCGTACCGCCGAGTCGGTGTCGGTCACCGAGCCCGCGACGATCGCCTGGGCGGCGAACCTCAACACCCTCGACTTCCACCCGTGGCCGGTCCGCTGCGCCGACACCGAGCACCCCGACGAGCTGCGCATCGACCTCGACCCGCAGCCGGGCACCGACTTCGGCGACGCCGTCGTCGTCGCGCAGACGCTGCGCGAGGTCCTCGCCGAGGCCGGGCTGACCGGGTGGGCCAAGACCTCCGGCGGGCGGGGCGTGCACGTCGCCTGCCCGATCCGGCCCGAGTGGGATTTCGTCGAGGTCCGGCACGCGGTGATCGCGATCGCCCGCCGCGTCTGCCGGCGCATCCCGGAGCTGGCCACCGTGGACTGGTGGAAGGAGGAGCGTGGCGAGCGGGTCTTCCTCGACTACAACCAGGCCGCCCGCGACCGCACCATCGCCTCGGCCTGGTCGGTGCGCGGGCTGCCCGCCGCGACCGTCTCCATGCCGGTCACCTGGGACGACCTCGGCGAGGTCGACCCCGCCGAGTTCACCCTGCGCACCGTGCCCGGTCTGCTGGGGCGCCACGGCGACCCGCACGCCGGCGCGGGTGAGGAGCGGGGGAGCTGCGCGACCGCGCTGGAGTGGTACGCCGAGGACGAGGCCGAACGGGGGCTGGGGGACCTGCCGTACCCGCCGGAGTACCCGAAGATGCCCGGCGAGCCGCTGCGGGTGCAGCCGAGCCGGGCGCGCAAGCAGTGA
- a CDS encoding DNA polymerase domain-containing protein, which translates to MARRQVDEVRDGVELTSLDAEAFDGAGVTKRALLDHLDAVAALLLPALADRPLSVVRARPGQAPFMQKNLPRGAPGWIPTVDVWADSSQRTVHYPLCHDRRTLLWFGNQRAVEFHPTLVPHGATTTGELVVDLDPPDGAGFDRVVAAAHPVRAALAELGLAAAVKTSGATGLHLVVPLSEPLPVEDAFAATRAVCARAATLAPDVATTAFIRDDRGGRVFLDPTRVGGATLAAPYSPRARPGLPVSFPLTWDELDRVTPADFTVGTVAGLLAGRPTWAELRPGPAPLPEVLLTEGRAIPVPRVAAMHEGKRRKRARERGE; encoded by the coding sequence GTGGCGCGCCGGCAGGTCGACGAGGTCCGCGACGGCGTGGAGCTCACCAGTCTCGACGCCGAGGCCTTCGACGGCGCCGGCGTCACCAAACGGGCCCTGCTCGACCACCTCGACGCCGTCGCCGCGCTGCTGCTGCCCGCGCTGGCCGACCGGCCCCTGTCGGTGGTGCGGGCCCGTCCCGGCCAGGCGCCGTTCATGCAGAAGAACCTCCCGCGCGGGGCGCCCGGCTGGATCCCGACCGTGGACGTGTGGGCGGACTCGTCGCAGCGCACCGTGCACTACCCGCTCTGCCACGACCGCCGCACGCTGCTGTGGTTCGGCAACCAGCGCGCCGTCGAGTTCCACCCGACCCTCGTGCCGCACGGTGCGACGACCACCGGCGAGCTCGTCGTCGACCTCGACCCGCCCGACGGCGCCGGCTTCGATCGGGTCGTCGCCGCCGCGCACCCGGTCCGGGCGGCGCTGGCCGAGCTGGGCCTCGCCGCCGCGGTGAAGACCAGCGGCGCGACCGGCCTGCACCTGGTGGTCCCGCTGTCGGAGCCGCTCCCGGTCGAGGACGCGTTCGCCGCGACCCGCGCGGTGTGCGCCCGTGCCGCGACACTGGCCCCCGACGTCGCGACGACCGCGTTCATCCGGGACGACCGCGGCGGCCGGGTCTTCCTCGACCCGACGCGCGTGGGCGGGGCCACCCTCGCCGCGCCCTACAGCCCGCGGGCCCGCCCCGGCCTGCCGGTGTCGTTCCCCCTCACCTGGGACGAGCTGGACCGGGTCACGCCCGCCGACTTCACGGTGGGCACGGTGGCCGGGCTGCTCGCGGGCCGTCCGACCTGGGCGGAGCTGCGGCCCGGGCCGGCCCCGCTGCCGGAGGTCCTGCTCACCGAGGGCAGGGCGATCCCGGTGCCGCGGGTCGCGGCCATGCACGAGGGGAAGCGCCGCAAGCGCGCCCGCGAACGCGGTGAGTGA
- a CDS encoding glycine betaine ABC transporter substrate-binding protein — MSPFPGRRLRTLVPALLALALLAGGCTGLAGGGPRASAGSLAPRVDLSGRTYVVGSKNFDEQQILCQISIAALESAGASVTDRCNVGGSDVTRQALLSGDISTYWEYTGTAWASYLRETRTLPDDQVLAELRTRDRAQNGVVWLDRAGFDNTYSFVVDGATAARLNLNTISDMAAYVRSGQPGDVCVETEYASRADGLAGLQRAYGFELPRDRRETLEQGLIFQSTADGVCLFGEVAATDGRIPALGLKVLTDDRGYHITYSAVPVFRADVFDRAPQVADLFAPITAALDQQTMQQLNGRVSAGGQSPRDVARAWLAERGFIGS, encoded by the coding sequence GTGAGCCCCTTCCCCGGCCGCAGGCTGCGGACACTGGTCCCGGCCCTGCTCGCCCTCGCGCTGCTGGCGGGCGGCTGCACCGGGCTCGCCGGAGGCGGGCCGCGGGCCTCCGCCGGGTCACTCGCCCCGCGGGTCGACCTGTCCGGCCGGACCTACGTCGTCGGGTCGAAGAACTTCGACGAGCAGCAGATCCTCTGCCAGATCTCGATCGCGGCACTGGAGTCCGCCGGGGCGTCGGTGACCGACCGGTGCAACGTCGGGGGCTCCGACGTGACCCGGCAGGCGCTGCTGTCGGGGGACATCTCCACCTACTGGGAGTACACCGGCACGGCGTGGGCGTCGTACCTGCGCGAGACCCGCACCCTCCCCGACGACCAGGTCCTCGCCGAGCTGCGCACCCGCGACCGTGCGCAGAACGGCGTGGTGTGGCTGGACCGCGCCGGGTTCGACAACACGTACTCCTTCGTCGTCGACGGGGCGACCGCGGCGCGGCTGAACCTGAACACGATCAGCGACATGGCCGCCTACGTCCGCTCCGGGCAGCCCGGCGACGTCTGCGTCGAGACCGAGTACGCCTCCCGCGCCGACGGCCTCGCCGGGCTCCAGCGCGCCTACGGCTTCGAGCTCCCCCGCGACCGCCGCGAGACCCTCGAACAGGGTCTGATCTTCCAGTCCACCGCCGACGGTGTCTGCCTGTTCGGCGAGGTCGCCGCCACCGACGGGCGCATCCCGGCGCTGGGCCTGAAGGTCCTCACCGACGACCGCGGCTACCACATCACCTACAGCGCGGTCCCGGTCTTCCGGGCCGACGTGTTCGACCGGGCCCCGCAGGTCGCCGACCTGTTCGCCCCGATCACCGCGGCCCTGGACCAGCAGACCATGCAGCAGCTCAACGGCCGGGTCTCGGCAGGCGGGCAGAGCCCCCGGGACGTCGCGCGGGCCTGGCTGGCCGAGCGCGGGTTCATCGGGAGCTGA
- a CDS encoding glycine betaine ABC transporter substrate-binding protein — protein sequence MKFGRSRRLALTAMAAAAALALAGCGGLSGSGPSASGGSLAQAGDLSGQNYVVGGKNFDEQLVLCQITVAALESAGGNVTDRCNTGGTDVTRQALLAGDINIYWEYTGTAWASFFKETRRITDDNELYDLVAQRDLQQNQIQWLDKANFNNTYAFAMTEAKSQELGITTLSQMADYIKSGKAPAGSVCVETEYNSRDDGLRGLEKTYGFTAPNPQVLATGVIYQATADNKCLFGEVFTTDGRIPGLKLKVLDDDKKYHVTYNAAPTIKADVYNANPAVRQVLAPIAQALDYNTILDLNGKVSSFGQNERDVAREWLTQQGFIG from the coding sequence GTGAAGTTCGGACGATCCCGGCGTCTCGCCCTGACGGCGATGGCCGCCGCCGCGGCGCTCGCCCTGGCGGGCTGTGGCGGCCTGAGCGGCAGCGGCCCCTCGGCCTCCGGCGGCTCCCTGGCCCAGGCCGGCGACCTGAGCGGACAGAACTACGTCGTCGGCGGCAAGAACTTCGACGAGCAGCTGGTGCTCTGCCAGATCACCGTCGCCGCGCTCGAGTCGGCAGGCGGCAACGTCACCGACCGCTGCAACACCGGTGGCACCGACGTCACCCGCCAGGCACTGCTGGCCGGGGACATCAACATCTACTGGGAGTACACCGGTACCGCCTGGGCGTCCTTCTTCAAGGAGACCCGCCGGATCACCGACGACAACGAGCTCTACGACCTCGTCGCCCAGCGGGACCTGCAGCAGAACCAGATCCAGTGGCTGGACAAGGCCAACTTCAACAACACCTATGCCTTCGCCATGACCGAGGCGAAGTCACAGGAGCTCGGCATCACGACGCTGTCGCAGATGGCGGACTACATCAAGTCGGGCAAGGCACCGGCCGGCTCGGTGTGCGTGGAGACCGAGTACAACTCGCGTGACGACGGCCTGCGCGGCCTGGAGAAGACCTACGGCTTCACCGCACCGAACCCGCAGGTCCTCGCCACCGGCGTGATCTACCAGGCGACCGCCGACAACAAATGCCTGTTCGGCGAGGTCTTCACCACCGACGGCCGCATCCCGGGCCTGAAGCTCAAGGTCCTCGACGACGACAAGAAGTACCACGTCACCTACAACGCGGCGCCGACGATCAAGGCCGACGTCTACAACGCCAACCCCGCCGTCCGGCAGGTGCTGGCGCCGATCGCCCAGGCCCTGGACTACAACACCATCCTCGACCTGAACGGCAAGGTGTCCTCCTTCGGCCAGAACGAGCGCGACGTCGCCCGTGAGTGGCTGACCCAGCAGGGCTTCATCGGCTGA
- a CDS encoding ABC transporter permease, producing MSAPAAEETGAAEPSGSPSAEPVVRRTRRLDRSLVVNPLIAVAGVVLVLVYAASQGLDGVEASVINASSLGQRLGEHLILTGLSTLVVIIVAIPAGIAISRPSARRIQRPILAFTGFMQALPAFGVIVLLAFSPLGLGLPTAVVALALAALLPVLTNTVVGLQQVDKALIEASRGIGMSARQTLLRVELPLATPVMVAGVRVALVLNVGTAALATYVGAGGLGEPIKGMLELGRPTGTLVAATIVAALALIVDWLAGLAEYAVRRNAG from the coding sequence ATGAGCGCCCCCGCCGCCGAGGAGACCGGCGCGGCCGAGCCGTCCGGGTCGCCCTCGGCCGAGCCGGTCGTCCGCCGGACCCGCCGGCTGGACCGGTCGCTCGTCGTCAACCCGCTCATCGCCGTCGCCGGCGTGGTGCTGGTGCTGGTCTACGCCGCGTCCCAGGGGCTCGACGGCGTCGAGGCCTCGGTCATCAACGCGTCCTCGCTCGGGCAGCGGCTCGGCGAGCACCTGATCCTGACCGGGCTGTCCACCCTCGTCGTGATCATCGTGGCGATCCCGGCCGGCATCGCGATCAGCCGCCCGTCCGCGCGTCGTATCCAGCGTCCGATCCTGGCCTTCACCGGGTTCATGCAGGCGCTGCCCGCGTTCGGTGTGATCGTGCTGCTCGCGTTCTCCCCGCTCGGTCTCGGCCTGCCGACGGCCGTCGTCGCGCTCGCGCTGGCCGCGCTGCTGCCGGTGCTCACCAACACCGTCGTCGGGCTCCAGCAGGTCGACAAGGCGCTGATCGAGGCCTCCCGCGGCATCGGGATGTCGGCGCGGCAGACCCTGCTGCGCGTCGAGCTGCCGCTGGCGACGCCGGTCATGGTCGCCGGTGTCCGCGTCGCGCTCGTACTGAACGTCGGCACCGCGGCCCTGGCCACCTACGTCGGCGCCGGCGGTCTCGGCGAGCCGATCAAGGGCATGCTCGAGCTCGGCCGCCCCACCGGAACCCTCGTCGCGGCGACCATCGTCGCCGCGCTGGCCCTGATCGTGGACTGGCTCGCCGGTCTCGCCGAGTACGCCGTCCGCCGCAACGCCGGCTGA